Proteins encoded in a region of the Streptomyces sp. NBC_01471 genome:
- a CDS encoding ATP-binding protein, which yields MVRVEAPPTDRTAPLVRALLLSVVTTSAATAVGAVVVDRAARIPLVWAGALATVVIAVLVTALVRRASATRTLHRAYGERLAFLEQRLAAHDAETVRLAKELMPAAIHRLKHGESPPEVMRILVDNSEMYRDLPSAQREILASLLKIVDDEESQREGAQFAFVGIARRVQAIVHQQAAELREMEEAHGRQPEVFDDLLRLDHGNALIGRLADSISVLGGARPGRQWPKPVPLFSVLRGAMSRILEYPRVDLHSIAKVAIVGPAVEPLIHAVAELLDNATRYSPPQTRVHVTAVEVQTGIAVEIEDGGVSLSEEARKRAEGMLIKAQAGADLNHLGESPRLGMAVVGRLSQMYNLKVALRQSAYGGVRAVLIVPREMITTGPAPGIAHGIGAAGQPRTGADTDIGAFADRVPSRAPRKATAPKRPAPAALSMEDDVPVVTEWTPNGLPQRRSRLRSSFGSEPAAAPVPAPAPEPDPYTPRAPEGKQQPEKEEPQPGIWLEAFTKAANGVPQEPSAVGESGDPWDKGDLA from the coding sequence ATGGTTCGCGTTGAGGCGCCTCCAACCGATCGGACAGCGCCACTGGTTCGTGCGCTGCTGCTCTCCGTCGTCACGACGTCGGCAGCCACGGCCGTCGGCGCGGTCGTGGTGGACCGGGCCGCCCGGATACCCCTTGTCTGGGCCGGGGCACTGGCCACTGTCGTCATCGCCGTACTCGTCACCGCACTCGTCCGCCGCGCGTCCGCGACCCGCACGCTCCACCGGGCCTACGGCGAACGGCTGGCGTTCCTGGAGCAGCGGCTCGCCGCACACGACGCGGAGACCGTACGGCTCGCCAAGGAGCTGATGCCCGCCGCGATCCACCGGCTCAAGCACGGTGAGTCGCCCCCCGAGGTCATGCGCATCCTCGTCGACAACAGCGAGATGTACCGCGATCTCCCCTCCGCGCAGCGGGAGATCCTCGCTTCGCTGCTGAAGATCGTCGACGACGAGGAGTCGCAGCGTGAGGGCGCGCAGTTCGCGTTCGTCGGCATCGCCCGCCGCGTCCAGGCCATCGTCCACCAGCAGGCCGCGGAACTGCGGGAGATGGAGGAGGCCCACGGCCGTCAGCCGGAGGTCTTCGACGACCTGCTCCGGCTCGACCACGGCAACGCGCTCATCGGGCGTCTCGCCGACAGCATCTCCGTGCTCGGCGGCGCCCGGCCGGGACGCCAGTGGCCCAAGCCCGTACCGCTGTTCAGCGTGTTGCGCGGCGCGATGTCCCGCATCCTGGAGTACCCGCGGGTCGATCTGCACTCCATCGCCAAGGTCGCCATCGTGGGCCCGGCCGTCGAGCCACTGATCCACGCCGTGGCCGAACTCCTCGACAACGCGACCCGCTACTCGCCGCCGCAGACCCGCGTCCACGTCACCGCGGTCGAGGTGCAGACCGGGATCGCGGTCGAGATCGAGGACGGCGGTGTCAGTCTCAGCGAGGAGGCCCGCAAGCGGGCCGAGGGCATGCTGATCAAGGCGCAGGCCGGAGCCGACCTGAACCACCTGGGCGAGTCGCCCCGGCTCGGCATGGCCGTCGTCGGCCGGCTGAGCCAGATGTACAACCTCAAGGTCGCGCTGCGTCAGTCGGCCTACGGCGGCGTCCGGGCGGTGCTGATCGTGCCCCGCGAGATGATCACCACCGGGCCCGCCCCCGGGATCGCTCACGGAATCGGCGCGGCCGGGCAGCCCCGTACCGGAGCGGACACGGACATCGGCGCGTTCGCCGACCGCGTCCCCTCCAGGGCGCCGCGCAAGGCCACCGCGCCGAAGCGGCCCGCCCCGGCGGCGCTGTCGATGGAGGACGACGTACCGGTGGTGACCGAGTGGACCCCGAACGGGCTGCCGCAGCGACGCAGCCGCCTTCGTTCTTCCTTCGGCTCCGAGCCGGCCGCGGCGCCGGTGCCCGCCCCGGCCCCCGAGCCCGACCCGTACACGCCTCGGGCACCCGAGGGCAAGCAGCAACCGGAGAAGGAGGAGCCCCAGCCGGGAATCTGGCTGGAGGCCTTCACCAAGGCGGCCAACGGAGTGCCGCAGGAGCCGTCGGCCGTCGGAGAGTCCGGCGATCCGTGGGATAAGGGGGACCTGGCGTGA
- a CDS encoding AAA family ATPase: MGSRKERPAAVTLLERDSEIAVGTHAVEALCAGESAGGLLIYSGEAGLGKTALLDTVSSQAAGRCTVWSARGGETLTSVPFHVVRQLLQPALTMPGIRDARDLLGDRYDIVGPALGVAPPGAQQADPQGVRDGLDAVAVRLAGLFRPLVFIVDDAQWCDLETLAWLASFTGRDGGPPVLVVLAYRTGEAVGDAAEYLRLLEAAAEKSVLLRALTPDAIAQLSRSALGEHADDPFCREVWAVTGGNAYETVELLARVRDDALDPVEDSAGALRALGASARGSGLIARLEELGTGATRFAWAAGILGTGISLSLAGQLAGMSEAEAADCAERLRAARILTGTDPMEFVHPLIAGAVYRAVPAATRTAMHGRAAWAVTMAGRGAAAAAAHLLQVHPDDDPELVAQLREAAAEHLAVGAPDAARRCLERALDEPPLPTVRASVLYELGCATLLTSPATTVGHLRAALALPGLDGALRVDAVFRLAQALTHNNQTREAAEVVAAEAEVTEPGSARRRLQTAHFLWEGVQAVEDDGPARSRRLAAMTDGLGGRDNSERILLILRAFDGTARGESAEEIVEICDRALVNGRLPPGIGWTGTSWGFEPAALLGLSYAFADRLDRAESLFSEALRSFEVSGWSGGHLSFANALVGYLQRRRGRLAEAETYLRESLRLAQRVGNGLPMNWDAACMLIDTLLARGHVQAASEAAEQYGFAAPYPSTIVIPDAPSVRGRLLLACGRTKEAVAELEAAGEALRGRGRHNSVMAPWAGDLVRALAVEDPARAARLVTYVRDRAERYGTDTAIGESLRIAAVLENGGRAVELLGGAVAYLEASPCAYEHAQARVEFGIAARSEPDLVRGLALAESCGADGLADRARSALYLG; encoded by the coding sequence ATGGGGTCCCGGAAGGAACGCCCGGCCGCCGTGACGCTGCTGGAGCGGGACAGCGAGATCGCCGTGGGCACGCACGCCGTCGAGGCGTTGTGCGCGGGGGAGTCCGCCGGGGGTCTCCTCATCTACAGCGGTGAGGCGGGCCTGGGGAAGACCGCACTGCTCGACACGGTCAGCAGCCAGGCGGCCGGGCGCTGCACGGTGTGGTCGGCACGTGGCGGTGAGACGCTCACCTCCGTACCCTTCCACGTCGTACGCCAACTCCTGCAGCCCGCGCTGACGATGCCCGGGATCCGGGACGCGCGCGATCTGCTGGGCGACCGGTACGACATCGTCGGGCCCGCACTCGGCGTCGCCCCGCCCGGCGCCCAGCAGGCGGACCCGCAGGGGGTCCGCGACGGTCTGGACGCCGTGGCCGTGCGGCTCGCCGGGCTGTTCCGCCCGCTGGTTTTCATCGTGGACGACGCCCAGTGGTGCGATCTGGAGACGCTCGCCTGGCTGGCCTCCTTCACCGGGCGCGACGGCGGGCCGCCGGTGCTTGTGGTCCTCGCCTACCGCACCGGCGAGGCGGTGGGTGACGCCGCGGAGTATCTGCGCCTGCTGGAAGCCGCGGCCGAGAAGAGCGTGCTGCTGCGGGCGCTCACCCCCGACGCCATCGCCCAGCTCTCCCGCAGCGCGCTCGGGGAGCACGCCGACGACCCGTTCTGCCGTGAGGTCTGGGCGGTGACCGGTGGTAACGCGTACGAGACCGTCGAGCTCCTCGCCCGGGTGCGGGACGATGCGCTGGACCCGGTGGAGGACTCGGCGGGAGCGCTGCGCGCGCTGGGAGCATCGGCCCGCGGCTCGGGGCTGATCGCCCGCCTGGAGGAACTGGGCACCGGAGCCACCCGCTTCGCCTGGGCCGCCGGGATCCTGGGCACCGGTATCTCGCTGAGCCTGGCCGGGCAACTGGCGGGCATGAGCGAGGCCGAGGCGGCCGACTGCGCCGAGCGGCTGAGGGCGGCCCGCATCCTGACCGGCACCGACCCGATGGAGTTCGTCCACCCGCTGATCGCCGGCGCCGTCTACCGCGCCGTGCCGGCCGCCACCCGTACCGCGATGCACGGCCGGGCCGCCTGGGCCGTCACCATGGCGGGCCGGGGCGCGGCAGCCGCCGCGGCGCACCTGCTCCAGGTCCACCCCGACGACGACCCCGAACTGGTCGCGCAACTGCGGGAGGCGGCGGCCGAACACCTCGCGGTGGGCGCGCCGGACGCGGCCAGGCGCTGTCTGGAGCGGGCGCTGGACGAGCCTCCGCTGCCGACCGTGCGCGCCAGTGTCCTGTACGAGCTGGGCTGCGCCACGCTGCTGACCTCACCGGCCACCACGGTCGGCCATCTGCGTGCGGCGCTCGCCCTGCCGGGGCTCGACGGCGCCCTGCGGGTGGACGCGGTCTTCCGGCTCGCCCAGGCGCTGACCCACAACAACCAGACCCGTGAGGCGGCCGAAGTGGTGGCAGCCGAGGCGGAGGTGACCGAGCCGGGCAGCGCGAGGCGGCGGCTCCAGACCGCGCACTTCCTCTGGGAGGGTGTCCAGGCGGTCGAGGACGACGGCCCCGCCCGCTCCCGCCGCCTCGCCGCGATGACCGACGGTCTGGGCGGCCGGGACAACTCCGAGCGGATCCTGCTCATACTGCGCGCGTTCGACGGCACCGCCCGTGGTGAGAGCGCCGAGGAGATCGTGGAGATCTGCGACCGGGCCCTGGTCAACGGACGGCTGCCACCGGGCATCGGCTGGACCGGCACCTCCTGGGGGTTCGAGCCCGCCGCGCTGCTCGGCCTCTCCTACGCCTTCGCCGACCGGCTCGACCGGGCCGAGAGTCTCTTCTCGGAAGCACTCCGCTCGTTCGAGGTGTCCGGCTGGAGCGGCGGCCACCTCTCCTTCGCCAACGCGCTCGTCGGCTATCTCCAGCGCAGGCGCGGCCGGCTGGCCGAGGCGGAGACCTATCTGCGCGAGAGCCTGCGCCTCGCGCAGCGGGTCGGCAACGGCCTCCCGATGAACTGGGACGCCGCCTGCATGCTCATCGACACCCTGCTGGCCCGCGGCCATGTCCAGGCCGCCAGTGAGGCCGCGGAACAGTACGGCTTCGCGGCCCCGTACCCCTCCACGATCGTCATTCCCGACGCGCCTTCCGTGCGCGGCAGGCTGCTGCTGGCGTGCGGCCGTACCAAGGAGGCCGTCGCCGAACTGGAGGCCGCGGGAGAGGCGTTGCGCGGGCGCGGCCGGCACAACAGCGTGATGGCGCCCTGGGCGGGCGATCTGGTACGGGCCCTCGCCGTCGAGGACCCGGCCCGCGCGGCGCGGCTGGTCACCTATGTCCGTGACCGGGCCGAGCGGTACGGGACGGACACCGCCATCGGCGAGTCACTGCGGATCGCGGCCGTCCTGGAGAACGGCGGGCGCGCCGTGGAGCTGCTCGGTGGCGCCGTCGCCTATCTCGAAGCGTCGCCCTGCGCGTACGAACACGCGCAGGCCCGGGTGGAGTTCGGTATTGCCGCCCGCTCCGAGCCCGACCTCGTGCGCGGGCTCGCGCTCGCCGAGTCCTGCGGCGCCGACGGCCTTGCCGACCGGGCCAGGAGCGCCCTTTACCTGGGCTGA
- a CDS encoding DUF2127 domain-containing protein: MKIDWDRRTCARRGHVTYAPQEPELAARLRAETGLGEAWRCLRCGDFALGDPHGAGPARDAPLVPRGRVLRDLFILRFLAVERAVRGVFIVLAAVAVWKFSNSQDAVRRLFDENLDVLRPVFRHFHYDLDNSPVVGTIQKTFGYKHSTLVLVAALLVVYALIEIIEGVGLWRAKRWAEYLTVIATAVFLPLEVYELTEKVSWLKIATLAINILAVLYILLGKRLFGLRGGHAAFEAERQSASLLEVETTAGTVPVSR; the protein is encoded by the coding sequence ATGAAGATCGACTGGGACCGGCGCACCTGCGCACGGCGCGGGCACGTGACGTACGCCCCGCAGGAACCGGAACTGGCGGCGCGGCTGCGTGCCGAGACGGGACTCGGCGAGGCCTGGCGCTGCCTCCGCTGCGGGGACTTCGCTCTGGGGGATCCGCACGGGGCGGGTCCCGCGCGGGACGCCCCGCTGGTGCCGCGCGGCAGGGTGCTGCGCGATCTGTTCATCCTGCGCTTTCTCGCCGTGGAGCGGGCGGTGCGCGGCGTGTTCATCGTGCTGGCGGCCGTGGCCGTGTGGAAGTTCAGCAACAGCCAGGACGCGGTGCGCCGGCTCTTCGACGAGAATCTGGACGTGCTGCGTCCGGTGTTCCGTCACTTCCACTACGACCTGGACAACTCGCCGGTGGTCGGCACCATCCAGAAGACCTTCGGCTACAAGCACTCCACGCTGGTGCTCGTGGCCGCGCTGCTGGTCGTCTACGCGCTGATCGAGATCATCGAGGGTGTCGGGCTGTGGCGCGCGAAGCGCTGGGCCGAGTATCTCACCGTCATCGCCACCGCGGTGTTCCTGCCGCTGGAGGTCTACGAACTCACCGAGAAGGTCAGCTGGCTGAAGATCGCCACGCTGGCGATCAACATCCTGGCGGTGCTCTACATCCTGCTCGGCAAGCGCCTGTTCGGCCTGCGCGGCGGGCACGCGGCCTTCGAGGCCGAGCGGCAGAGCGCCTCGCTGCTGGAGGTCGAGACGACGGCCGGGACGGTGCCCGTCAGCCGCTGA
- a CDS encoding histidine phosphatase family protein, with product MGELILVRHGETSWSRTGKHTSWTDLPLTASGEEQARKVAPLLAQRRIALTLTSTLTRARRTAELAGLVPAHTDADLHEWDYGAYEGITSAEIHRDRPDWDLWTDGVAEGPPEHPGETPQQVGERADRVLKRVDVALRDADLDGEGGDVVLVAHAHFLRVLTARRLGLPPSAGALFRLDTASVSRIGTEHGRPALAVWNQVPQPVSG from the coding sequence ATGGGAGAGCTGATTCTCGTACGGCACGGTGAGACCAGCTGGAGCCGCACCGGGAAACACACCAGCTGGACGGATCTGCCGCTGACGGCGTCCGGCGAGGAGCAGGCCCGCAAGGTCGCACCACTGCTGGCCCAGCGGCGCATCGCGCTCACCCTGACCAGCACGCTGACCCGGGCCAGGCGGACCGCCGAGCTGGCCGGGCTGGTGCCCGCCCACACCGACGCCGACCTGCACGAGTGGGACTACGGGGCGTACGAGGGCATCACCAGCGCGGAGATCCACCGGGACCGGCCCGACTGGGACCTGTGGACCGACGGAGTGGCCGAGGGGCCGCCCGAGCACCCCGGTGAGACCCCGCAGCAGGTCGGTGAGCGCGCCGACCGCGTCCTGAAGCGGGTCGACGTGGCGCTGCGCGACGCCGACCTCGACGGCGAGGGCGGAGACGTCGTCCTGGTCGCGCACGCCCACTTCCTGCGGGTGCTGACCGCGCGCCGCCTCGGCCTGCCGCCCTCCGCCGGAGCGCTCTTCCGGCTGGACACCGCATCCGTGAGCCGGATCGGCACGGAGCACGGCCGGCCCGCCCTCGCCGTGTGGAACCAGGTCCCGCAGCCCGTCAGCGGCTGA
- a CDS encoding CbtB-domain containing protein, whose translation MANSLAPTPSAPATPAIAPLSLKAIAPWAVFFGILMLILLYFVGAEQGATSLVSGTDVHEWVHDGRHLLGFPCH comes from the coding sequence ATGGCAAACTCCCTTGCCCCCACCCCGAGCGCCCCCGCCACTCCGGCGATCGCTCCTCTCTCCCTCAAGGCCATCGCCCCCTGGGCGGTCTTCTTCGGGATCCTCATGCTCATCCTGCTGTACTTCGTCGGCGCCGAACAGGGCGCCACCTCGCTCGTCTCCGGGACGGATGTGCACGAGTGGGTCCATGACGGGCGTCACCTTCTCGGCTTCCCCTGCCACTGA
- a CDS encoding CbtA family protein codes for MNSISIRALLVRGMLAGLAAGVLALVVAYLLGEPRVDSAIAFEDAHSHEHEMEVVSRSLQSTAGLATGVLVFGVAVGGIAALAFCFALGRTGRFGPRATAVLVSAGALIAVYVVPFLKYPANPPSVGDPGTIGKRTTLYFLMMVLSVLLAVAAVILGKRLAPRLGNWNATVSAGAAFLVVVGLAYEFLPAINEVPKDFPATLLWQFRLSALAIQLTLWTGFGMIFGHLAERHLLPRTAPAHDADGTTARTTAPVS; via the coding sequence ATGAACTCCATATCCATACGCGCCCTGCTCGTCCGCGGCATGCTGGCCGGCCTCGCCGCCGGTGTGCTGGCGCTGGTCGTCGCCTATCTGCTCGGTGAGCCGCGGGTGGACTCGGCCATCGCCTTCGAGGACGCGCACAGCCACGAGCACGAGATGGAGGTGGTCAGCCGCTCCCTCCAGTCGACAGCCGGCCTGGCCACCGGTGTGCTCGTCTTCGGCGTCGCGGTCGGCGGCATCGCCGCCCTCGCGTTCTGCTTCGCACTCGGCCGTACCGGCAGGTTCGGCCCCCGGGCGACAGCCGTGCTGGTGTCGGCCGGCGCCCTGATCGCCGTGTACGTCGTGCCGTTCCTCAAGTACCCGGCCAACCCGCCGTCCGTCGGCGACCCCGGCACCATCGGCAAACGCACCACGCTGTACTTCCTGATGATGGTCCTCAGCGTGCTGCTCGCCGTCGCCGCCGTGATCCTCGGCAAGCGGCTCGCGCCCCGGCTGGGCAACTGGAACGCCACTGTGTCGGCGGGCGCCGCTTTCCTCGTGGTGGTCGGACTCGCCTATGAGTTCCTGCCCGCCATCAACGAGGTGCCCAAGGACTTCCCGGCCACTCTGCTCTGGCAGTTCCGGCTCTCGGCACTCGCCATCCAGCTCACCCTGTGGACCGGGTTCGGCATGATCTTCGGCCACCTCGCCGAGCGTCATCTCCTGCCGCGGACAGCTCCGGCACACGACGCGGACGGCACGACGGCGCGGACGACGGCCCCCGTCAGCTGA
- a CDS encoding alkaline phosphatase family protein yields MAELTRRRLLGSAAGAVGGAAALSLLPPSVQKAVAAGPPRHGSLRDIEHVVMLMQENRSFDHYFGTLSGVRGFSDPQAQKLANGKPVFYQPDTVNPKGYLLPFHLDTHTSSAQAIPSTSHAWSVQHEAWNGGRMDQWLPAHRKADGLNGPYVMGYYTREDIPFQFALAETFTICDNYFCSVFGPTWPNRLYWMTGTLDPNGTQGGPILNNTAPTPYRWTTYAERLQAAGVSWKVYQQDDDYGCNMLENFQSFKDAKPGDELYERGVRPQPEGTFEDDARNDRLPAVSWIMPTSYQSEHPDYLPAAGADFVAQKIEAIASNPKVWAKTAFILNYDENDGLFDHVAPPTPKPGTADEFVQGLPIGGGFRVPAIIVSPWTVGGWVAGERFDHTSALQFLERFTGVREPNITQWRRRTFGDLTSAFRFSDAHRRPPHLPEDTAEQLEQAKEEVATLPKPTLPGADQSFPRQERGHRPRT; encoded by the coding sequence ATGGCCGAGTTGACGCGACGCAGACTCCTTGGCTCAGCGGCAGGCGCGGTCGGCGGTGCGGCCGCACTGTCGCTGCTTCCGCCCAGCGTGCAGAAGGCGGTCGCGGCCGGGCCGCCGCGCCACGGCTCCCTGCGCGACATCGAACACGTCGTCATGCTGATGCAGGAGAACCGCTCGTTCGACCACTACTTCGGCACACTGTCCGGCGTACGCGGCTTCAGCGATCCACAGGCGCAGAAGCTGGCCAACGGCAAGCCGGTCTTCTACCAGCCCGACACCGTGAATCCGAAGGGCTATCTGCTCCCGTTCCACCTGGACACGCACACGTCGAGCGCCCAGGCCATCCCGTCCACCAGCCACGCCTGGTCCGTACAGCACGAGGCGTGGAACGGCGGCCGGATGGACCAGTGGCTCCCCGCCCACCGCAAGGCCGACGGGCTCAACGGCCCCTACGTCATGGGCTACTACACGCGGGAGGACATTCCCTTCCAGTTCGCGCTGGCGGAGACCTTCACCATCTGCGACAACTACTTCTGCTCGGTGTTCGGGCCCACCTGGCCGAACCGGCTGTACTGGATGACGGGCACACTCGACCCGAACGGGACCCAGGGCGGCCCGATCCTGAACAACACCGCCCCCACGCCGTACCGCTGGACGACCTACGCGGAGCGGCTGCAGGCGGCGGGCGTCAGCTGGAAGGTCTACCAGCAGGACGACGACTACGGGTGCAACATGCTGGAGAACTTCCAGTCCTTCAAGGACGCCAAGCCCGGTGACGAGCTGTACGAACGCGGAGTGCGCCCGCAGCCGGAAGGCACGTTCGAGGACGACGCCCGCAACGACCGGCTGCCTGCCGTCTCCTGGATCATGCCAACGAGCTACCAGTCCGAACACCCGGACTACCTGCCGGCGGCGGGCGCGGACTTCGTGGCTCAGAAGATCGAGGCCATCGCGTCCAATCCGAAGGTGTGGGCGAAGACCGCCTTCATCCTCAACTACGACGAGAACGACGGCCTGTTCGACCACGTGGCGCCCCCCACCCCGAAGCCCGGCACGGCGGACGAGTTCGTCCAGGGGCTGCCGATCGGCGGCGGCTTCCGGGTCCCCGCGATCATCGTGTCGCCCTGGACCGTGGGTGGCTGGGTCGCGGGCGAGCGCTTCGACCACACGTCGGCGCTCCAGTTCCTGGAGCGGTTCACTGGGGTACGGGAACCCAACATCACCCAGTGGCGCCGCCGCACCTTCGGCGATCTGACCTCGGCCTTCCGCTTCTCCGACGCCCACCGCCGCCCGCCGCACCTGCCGGAGGACACGGCTGAACAGCTGGAGCAGGCAAAGGAGGAGGTGGCCACGCTCCCGAAGCCGACACTGCCGGGCGCCGACCAGAGCTTCCCACGACAGGAACGGGGGCACCGGCCGCGTACCTGA
- a CDS encoding HD domain-containing protein → MGNWERAGQPARDVPAALSSVSGEPGGRLSLPEVEALARRVHAEQTDKAGQPYTVHLAAVAEGVAVRGGTDDQIAAAWLHDSVEDDALSADWLEGAPLPRGVKDMVFAMTKRTGESPEAYAARILAVPGALLIKEADLAHNADPRRLSVLDAPTRERLTAKYARMRELLGLG, encoded by the coding sequence ATGGGGAACTGGGAGAGGGCCGGACAGCCGGCCCGGGACGTACCGGCCGCGCTGTCCTCCGTTTCGGGGGAGCCGGGCGGCCGCCTGAGCCTGCCCGAGGTAGAGGCGCTCGCCCGCCGGGTGCACGCCGAGCAGACCGACAAGGCGGGGCAGCCGTACACCGTGCACCTGGCGGCGGTCGCGGAGGGAGTCGCGGTACGGGGCGGCACCGACGACCAGATCGCCGCGGCCTGGCTGCACGACTCGGTCGAGGACGACGCGCTGAGCGCGGACTGGCTGGAGGGGGCGCCGCTGCCGCGCGGTGTCAAGGACATGGTGTTCGCCATGACCAAGCGGACGGGGGAGAGCCCGGAGGCTTACGCGGCCCGGATCCTCGCGGTGCCGGGGGCGCTGCTGATCAAGGAAGCCGACCTCGCCCACAACGCCGACCCGCGGCGGCTGTCCGTACTGGACGCACCGACCAGGGAACGCCTCACGGCCAAGTACGCGCGGATGCGGGAGTTGTTGGGGCTCGGCTGA
- a CDS encoding response regulator transcription factor, with product MCAHVIVAEDDEKQAELVRRYLEREGHAVTVVGDGLAALEEVRQRTPDLLVLDVMMPRADGLDVVRVLRAESRELPVLMLTARTTEDDLLLGLDLGADDYMTKPYSPRELMARVRTLLRRSQRSGGAAPAADPLLSVGALVIDPARHSVSVGGREVDCTPGEFRVLAAMAAEPDRVFTRQQLLAELHGFDRYISNRTVDVHVMNLRKKIETAPRRPARLLTVFGVGYKLTDPAKGAHLASQ from the coding sequence GTGTGCGCACATGTCATCGTCGCTGAAGACGACGAGAAACAGGCCGAGCTGGTACGCCGATACCTCGAACGCGAAGGGCACGCGGTCACCGTCGTGGGTGACGGCCTCGCTGCTCTGGAGGAGGTACGGCAGAGGACACCGGACCTCCTGGTCCTGGATGTGATGATGCCGCGCGCCGACGGCCTGGACGTCGTACGGGTGCTGCGCGCGGAGTCACGGGAGCTGCCGGTGCTGATGCTGACGGCCCGTACCACCGAGGACGATCTGCTGCTCGGGCTCGATCTGGGCGCCGACGACTACATGACCAAGCCCTACAGCCCAAGGGAGCTGATGGCGCGGGTCCGCACCCTGCTCCGCCGCTCGCAGCGGTCCGGGGGTGCGGCGCCCGCCGCCGATCCGCTGCTGTCGGTGGGCGCGCTGGTCATCGACCCGGCGCGGCACTCGGTGTCGGTCGGCGGCCGGGAGGTCGACTGCACGCCGGGCGAGTTCCGGGTGCTGGCCGCGATGGCCGCCGAGCCCGACCGGGTCTTCACCCGGCAGCAGCTGCTGGCCGAACTGCACGGCTTCGACCGGTACATCAGCAACCGCACGGTCGACGTACACGTCATGAACCTGCGCAAGAAGATCGAGACGGCCCCGCGCAGACCGGCCCGGCTGCTCACCGTGTTCGGTGTCGGCTACAAACTGACCGATCCGGCGAAGGGCGCCCACCTTGCGTCGCAGTAA